One segment of Castanea sativa cultivar Marrone di Chiusa Pesio chromosome 3, ASM4071231v1 DNA contains the following:
- the LOC142628180 gene encoding non-specific lipid transfer protein GPI-anchored 1, whose product MMNKMKGQSNKMSLLFFVLLCGLVCEVSGAGLAEKCSQEMTSVAQCLDFASGKAETPTKDCCTSVKGIRDSDPECLCYMIQQTHNGSETIKSLGIQEAKLLQLPTACSLKNSSVSDCPKLLGLAPGSPDAAIFTNVSTATPTPTSSSEKANDANFGTRLGPHLTGLMAMAIAIFLLAFPAESAATSIE is encoded by the exons ATGATGAACAAAATGAAAGGGCAATCCAATAAAATGTCcctcttattttttgtgttgttgtgtGGTTTGGTTTGTGAGGTCAGTGGAGCAGGTTTGGCAGAAAAGTGTAGCCAGGAAATGACGAGTGTGGCTCAGTGCCTGGACTTCGCATCAGGGAAAGCGGAAACGCCAACGAAGGATTGTTGCACATCGGTGAAGGGAATAAGGGACAGTGACCCTGAGTGCTTGTGTTACATGATTCAGCAGACTCACAATGGTAGTGAAACTATCAAGAGTTTGGGAATCCAGGAGGCTAAGCTGCTTCAGCTCCCCACTGCATGCAGCTTGAAAAACTCTAGCGTTAGTGATTGCCCTA AGCTGTTAGGGCTAGCTCCTGGCTCCCCAGACGCTGCGATCTTCACAAATGTTTCAACAGCAACACCCACTCCAACATCATCATCGGAAAAAGCTAACGACGCCAATTTCGGAACTAGGCTTGGTCCTCACTTGACTGGTCTGATGGCGATGGCTATAGCCATTTTTCTCTTGGCATTCCCAGCTGAGTCTGCAGCCACTAGTATTGAGTAG